A segment of the uncultured Desulfobulbus sp. genome:
TTCAACAGCGATTTTGGCGGTAGGTGCATATCCAGGGCCATGGAAGCCAACTTCCAGGCTACGGCTGCGGCGACCCCGAAATTAAAAGGGTGTGTGCCCCCCAGGGAAAAAGCCAGAGAAGGTATACCGTACATGGTCCCCTCAATGGCTGCGGAAACTGTCCCTGAGTAGCTGATGTCATCCCCCAGGTTGGGGCCGGGGTTGATCCCGGAAACCAGCAGGTCGGGTTTGCGTGGCAGGATTTTGTTGGTGGCAATGGTGACGCAGTCGGTCGGTGTCCCGTCGACGGTGTAAATGTCTTTTTCAAGCTCAGTCACCTTCAGGGGGCGGTTCATGGTCAGCGAGTGACTGACCGCCGAATTGTCCCTGTCTGGGGCCACAATGATAGCCTTTCCAAGGGGACTGACAGCTTCATGCAGTGCTCGAACACCGGGGGCGTAGACGCCATCGTCATTGGTGACCAGAATAAGCGGTTGTTCCATGGAAAACCTCTTCTAAAAGTTCGTCTGCCTAGTAATCTTGTTCAGTGCCCACCCTCCGTCACGGATTCAGGGTATTGAATTGGGCGATATACGCGCGAATTCTTTTAGCATTCACCCCCAAATCACTCACCCCCGCCCGGGAGGCTGAGCGAAGATCAATACGGCTCCCCCCTTCTTTGGCAGTGATACGGATGGCGATGTCATCGACAAAGCCAAAAATTCGGGAGCGATCCGTTGCCTGGATGATTCCCTCTGCAGGTGCCTCTTGCTCGATCCGCCATTCAAGGGCACGAGCTGTGTTTAGTGCTTGTGCGTAGGCTTTGGCTGGAGGCATTGTTGTTTCCAGGGGCTTGATGTCGGCGTAGGCCTGTTGTTGCTGCTGGGCGACTGTTGGTCCCGCATACAGGACGCTATTCTCATTGCTCCCACGTTGTTGGCCTCCAAAAGAGAGCTTCGGCGGATGGACTGTATCTGTGGTAATGTCATGAATCGGCGGGTATTTTGCTGCGTTTGTGCCCATGGCCAAAATAGAGAAAAGGACCGGAAGGGAGATCAGCAGTGCCATGAGGCAATGTCGGCTCGCTCCCCGGTGCTTTTCTGCGCGAAGTTTGGCAAAAAGAATCAGCATGCTCAAAAATCCAATGAAAACCACCACTGCCAGCGAGCCCGCCATGAGCAGGAGGGCGGGGCGCCAGCTGAGCCATTGCAGGCGAAAGGCGAGTATGGCAACGACGCTGAGGAAAAGGCCTAAAAGCTCAAATTTCCACAACCAGGATGTACGTGTAGTTTGCAAGGGATGTTCTCCTTTGAAAAGATGAGTCATATCTCGATGGTGCCTTGAATCAAGGGGGGCTCTTACCGTATACTTCTTCAGAAGTATTTTTTTTAGCCTTGCTGAATCCGTGCGGTGCAACCTGCTGCTGCGCCCTGTTCAGGTGAAAAGGAGTGAAATCCAGGATCCGGGGGGGCTTCCCAAAGCATGCCCCCCCCTTGAAGCAATAGACAGTAA
Coding sequences within it:
- the surE gene encoding 5'/3'-nucleotidase SurE; its protein translation is MEQPLILVTNDDGVYAPGVRALHEAVSPLGKAIIVAPDRDNSAVSHSLTMNRPLKVTELEKDIYTVDGTPTDCVTIATNKILPRKPDLLVSGINPGPNLGDDISYSGTVSAAIEGTMYGIPSLAFSLGGTHPFNFGVAAAVAWKLASMALDMHLPPKSLLNINIPSLPSGEIKGIRFTRQGRRRYQDAIQETPDPWGRKHYWIGGGTVHWSGGDNTDEQAIRQGYISVTPIQLDLTNHAGLEYLEQQWKM
- a CDS encoding DUF1499 domain-containing protein; the protein is MQTTRTSWLWKFELLGLFLSVVAILAFRLQWLSWRPALLLMAGSLAVVVFIGFLSMLILFAKLRAEKHRGASRHCLMALLISLPVLFSILAMGTNAAKYPPIHDITTDTVHPPKLSFGGQQRGSNENSVLYAGPTVAQQQQQAYADIKPLETTMPPAKAYAQALNTARALEWRIEQEAPAEGIIQATDRSRIFGFVDDIAIRITAKEGGSRIDLRSASRAGVSDLGVNAKRIRAYIAQFNTLNP